One genomic segment of Hevea brasiliensis isolate MT/VB/25A 57/8 chromosome 3, ASM3005281v1, whole genome shotgun sequence includes these proteins:
- the LOC110647979 gene encoding B3 domain-containing protein At2g36080 gives MSINHFSSDLPESLWWPHHLHHQKLSIMEPSPNSNASLYPMPHNSNSSWPSHPYPQYHHHHHPMFSPHNPSLNFSLNREDDEEQNPEEESHHHHHHQAELEKETMFEKPLTPSDVGKLNRLVIPKQHAEKYFPLGGDSGDKGLLLSFEDELGKCWRFRYSYWSSSQSYVLTKGWSRYVKEKQLDAGDVVSFERHRTEGERLFIGWRRRGDNSSSGVVVQGSSGGVWTRGLYSSSSAHQPYQHGHEANVSTGVPYQSECLHAGSGVQNSKRLRLFGVNLECQIDESEPSTPDGSSLSSQGPTQQQLYSFYSSAY, from the exons atgtccataaaccacttctCTTCAGACCTTCCAGAAAGTCTCTGGTGGCCTCACCACCTCCACCACCAAAAACTATCCATCATGGAACCAAGCCCAAACTCTAATGCATCCCTTTACCCTATGCCACACAACTCCAATTCTTCTTGGCCTTCTCATCCCTACCCCCaatatcaccaccaccaccaccccatGTTCTCTCCCCATAACCCCTCTCTCAATTTCAGTCTCAACCGCGAAGACGATGAAGAACAAAACCCTGAAGAAGAatcacaccaccaccaccaccaccaagcAGAACTGGAAAAAGAAACCATGTTCGAGAAACCCTTGACCCCAAGCGACGTTGGGAAGCTAAACCGTTTAGTAATACCAAAACAACACGCGGAGAAATATTTCCCTCTCGGCGGTGACTCAGGTGATAAAGGGCTCTTACTGAGTTTCGAGGACGAGTTAGGCAAGTGCTGGAGGTTCAGGTATTCATATTGGAGCAGCAGTCAAAGCTATGTATTGACAAAAGGGTGGAGCAGGTATGTGAAGGAGAAGCAACTCGATGCAGGCGATGTCGTTTCATTTGAACGGCACCGTACGGAAGGTGAGAGGCTGTTTATAGGGTGGAGGAGAAGAGGAGATAACAGCAGCAGTGGGGTGGTGGTGCAGGGTAGCAGTGGTGGGGTGTGGACTAGGGGATTGTATTCTTCTTCATCTGCGCACCAACCTTATCAACATGGCCATGAGGCTAATGTTTCTACTGGTGTCCCATATCAATCTGAGTGTCTTCATGCAG GGTCTGGTGTGCAGAACTCAAAGAGGCTGAGGCTATTTGGAGTAAACTTGGAGTGCCAAATCGATGAATCAGAGCCATCTACACCAGATGGTTCGTCTTTATCAAGCCAGGGTCCAACCCAACAGCAACTCTACAGCTTTTACTCATCAGCTTATtaa